In Capsicum annuum cultivar UCD-10X-F1 chromosome 11, UCD10Xv1.1, whole genome shotgun sequence, one genomic interval encodes:
- the LOC107847749 gene encoding sphinganine C4-monooxygenase 1 — protein sequence MGSENIDQQTRGGYVSDEVLGTFIPIIVYWVYSGLYLMLGGMDNYRLHSQKDEDEKNLVSKKEVVKGVLLQQVVQAAVATLLFTITGSDVESDGDQHASIFVRGIQFLVAMFMLDTWQYFMHRYMHQNKFLYKHIHSQHHRLIVPYAFGALYNHPLEGLLLDTIGGALAFLVSGMSPRTSIFFFSFATIKTVDDHCGLWLPGNLFHTIFKNNSAYHDIHHQLYGTKFNYSQPFFVTWDRILGTYMPYELEKRRGGGFEAKPVNDCKEH from the exons ATGGGTAGTGAGAATATTGATCAACAGACAAGGGGAGGATATGTATCAGATGAAGTGTTGGGAACATTCATACCAATAATTGTTTATTGGGTATATTCAGGATTGTATTTAATGCTTGGGGGTATGGATAATTATAGGTTACATTCTCAGAAAGATGAGGATGAGAAGAATTTGGTGTCCAAAAAAGAGGTTGTTAAAGGTGTTCTTCTTCAACAGGTTGTTCAGGCTGCTGTTGCTACGCTGCTATTCACG ATCACCGGAAGTGATGTTGAATCTGACGGGGATCAACATGCTTCCATCTTTGTTCGTGGCATACAGTTCTTGGTTGCTATGTTTATGCTAGATACTTGGCAATATTTTATGCATCGGTACATGCACCAAAACAAGTTCTTGTACAAGCATATCCATTCTCAACATCATCGTCTAATTGTTCCATATGCATTTGGAGCTTTGTACAACCACCCTTTGGAGGGCCTGCTTCTTGACACAATCGGTGGAGCGTTAGCTTTCCTTGTCTCTGGCATGTCACCACGTACCTCCATCTTCTTTTTCTCATTTGCTACGATCAAGACGGTTGATGATCATTGTGGACTATGGTTGCCTGGAAATCTCTTCCATACCATCTTTAAAAACAATTCTGCTTACCATGATATTCATCACCAGCTTTACGGGACCAAGTTTAACTATTCACAGCCTTTCTTTGTGACGTGGGATAGGATACTCGGTACTTACATGCCATATGAACTTGAGAAGAGACGAGGAGGAGGTTTTGAAGCTAAGCCCGTTAATGATTGCAAGGAACATTGA